ACTGCCACCATCACTGTCATTACGAGTATCTGGAGGGTGCCTGGCAATCACATGGATAACCAGCTGGGATTGCTTCGCTTTGCTCGTAATAACAAAGAAACATCCCTTAGTTTAGGTTTTAGATTTTCAGGATCAGTACAGGAAATAGACAAGCAATACAGGAGAATTACATGCAAAAACTTATCACTCCGGTGATTCTGGGGCTGCTGCTGGCCCTGGCCGGCTGCACCAGGCACCATGTCACTGCAGACACCACACATCGGGTGGAGATCGCTCCGATTCACGTGACAGTGGATATTAACCTGAAAGTCCAGCGGGCTCTGGACGATGCCCTGAGCTTTCAAGGGGACATGAGTGAGATTTTTACTGAAGAAGAGCTCAGACAACTTAGATAATTCAGCGAGGGAAGACATGACAAAGCATATTTCATTTATTTTGACCTGTTGGGTGTTCATGGTGGTGTTTATTATCAGCAGTCCGGCCTATGCCCAGAGCAAAGATGAGGTGACGGCCAGTATGAGGGACCGCTATCCTGCTCTGCAGGAAGCCAAGAACAACGGCCTGGTGGGTGAAGCCTGGACCGGTCTGGCTGCATTGGTGGATCAGGATGCACCAGCCAGTGTCCAGAACCTGGTCAATGCTGAAAATAATGACCGCAGAAGGCTTTTTCAGATAATTGCTCAGGAAACCGGCACCTCAGTGGAAGAGGTGGCCAGGCAGAATCGGATCCGCATGTATCGCCTGGCTGAGGACAACCATTTTCTCCAGGATCAGAACAGGCAGTGGGTCAGAAAAAGGGACCTTAATCTGTAGTATGTCTGTTTACCGAGCCGGGTGCGGTGGGCTCCGCCCCGGTTCATGGTTTTGTGTTCAGACAGCTGAACTGGCCCATCCGGCTTTTAAGCAGGCCTGGCCGTTGACAGTCCGGCATTGAGCAGGCATATTATTATTTAAGCTTGGAGGGTTTTAATGCCGAGTCTGTCCTGGTTCTGTTTTGTAGCCCTGGTCCTGATTCAGTCGGCTTATTTGCTGTCCTGCCCCTCCATTAGTATTGCTTCACCTGACCTTACCCTGGAAGAACAGTCCTGGCTGGCTGATAATCCGGACAAGCTGGTCATCTGGTATGACAGAAAATTCCCACCCATTGAATTCCAGTCTGAACAAGGTGATTTTGAGGGCGTGGCCGCAGACATTATGCGGCTGATAGAACAGCGCCTAGATATCTCCTTCAAGACAGTTCCGGCCCCGGAGTGGACTGTTTTGCTTCAGTCCCTGGAAAGCGGTGCTGCACCCATTGCCCCGGTCATAGCCAAGACCCCGGAGCGGGAAGAGTATGCCTTTTTCAGTGCTCCCTACGTGAGTATCCCGGTAGTAGTCATCACCACCAGGGACCGGCCTGGAGCAAGGTCCCTGGAAGATTTCACCGGACTTAAGGTCGCTGCCATCAAGGGCTACGTCACTGAAGCATTCCTGCGGGATAATTACGGTGATTTACTGGATGTCGTGACTGTGGACAACATTCAGGAGGGACTGCGGGATGTGTCTTTTGGGGTGGTGGACGCCATGATCGAGAACCTGGCTGTGGCCGCATACTACATTGAAGAGCAGAAGCTGCCCAATCTGAGGGTGGCCGGGGATACCGGGTTCACCTATCATCTCCGTTTTGCCGTAAGTCGGGAATACCCTTTGTTATTTTCGGCCATGGAAAAGGCCATGGCCGACATTCCTGATGAAGAGATCAGGTCTATTCAGAATCGCTGGCTTCCAGTTACCCAGGACTGGGGGCTAGGACCTGAACAGGTCCAGCGGCTTAAAATGGCTGCTCTTTTTGTAACCGCTCTGATCCTGTCTCTGGGTTTGCTCAGCCTGCTGCTGCGCCGCAAGCTCAAGCAGAGAATGGCTGACCTGGAAAGGACCAGACAGGAAGTGATTGAAAGTGAGGAACGTTACAGAGCCATATTCAACAACGCCCCCATGGGGATATTCCGGACAACCTATAATGGACGTTTCATAGAGGCCAACCCGACTCTGGCCAGGATGCTCGGCTATTCCAGCCGTGAGGAGCTGCTGGAGAGGGTTCAAGACCTGGGAACGGATCTTTATCCAGCTCTGGAAGATCGCTGGGCTTTTCTTGAGGCCTTAAGATCCAGTCCGGAAGGGATCAGCATGGAGACTCAGTTCAAACGAAAAGACGGAGAGATCTTTTATGCCATAGTCAATGCATCCCTTCAAACGGATCAGGATGGGAGTCCGAGTTTTCTGGATGGAACCATAGAAGACATCACCCAGCGGAAAAAAGTTGAAAAAGAACGGGAAAGACTCCAGGCCAAGCTCTGGCAGGCCCAGAAGATGGAATCAGTAGGTGTTCTGGCTGGTGGAGTGGCTCATGATTTCAACAATATCCTGCAGATGATGAGGGGAAGTGTTCATCTGCTTGGCGTTAGCAAGCCGGATGATCATCCTGACAGACCGCGGCTGAAAGTGATTGAAAAGTCCATTGAACGGGCCGCTCAGCTGGTGAGTCAGCTTCTTCTTTTCAGCCGCAAAGCCGAGATCAGAAGACGTCCTCTGGATTTGAACGCAGAGATAGCTGAAGCAGTGAAGATGCTGGAAAGGACCATTCCCAAAATGATCAGAATTGAACTTGCTCTGGACAGCAGTATCTGGCCGGTCAACGCTGATCCGGTCCAGGTGGAGCAGGTTATCCTGAATCTGGCTTCCAATGCTGCTGATGCCATGGCTGACGGAGGTGTCCTGGGCTTTGAAACGGAAAACATTGATCTGGTTGAGGGCATGAGCCCGGACCTTGAGCCGGGAAAATACGTCCTGCTGAGGGTTTCAGACACCGGGCCGGGTATGGAAAAACGGATTCAGGAAGATATCTATGATCCTTTTTTTTCCACCAAGGAAGTCGGTAAAGGCACTGGTCTTGGGCTGGCTTCGGTTTACGGGGTGGTCAAGGCCCATCATGGGCATATTGTCTGCTTCAGCCAGCCGGATCTGGGGACGACATTTAAGATCTACTGGCCTGCATTGCCAGAAGCCCAGGTTGATGAGAGCGAAACCATACGGGACACTTCTCCTGAAGGAGGCAACGAGACCATACTCATCGTGGATGATGAGGCAGACGTGCGGGATTTGACCCGGGATATCCTGGCTGCCCATGGTTATACGGTCCTGTCTGCTTCCACCGGGGAAGAGGCTCTGGAAATATTTGCTCAAAAACCCGGCCAGATCAATCTGGTTATTCTGGATCTGAATATGCCGGGAATGGGCGGACATAAGTGTCTGGCTGAACTGCTTGGTCAGGACCCCCTGGTCAGGATACTGGTGGTCAGCGGGTATTCTGCCATGGGCCTGGGTGAAAAAACCATCAAAGCCGGAGCAGCAGGGTTCATGGGAAAACCCTTTCAACTTCCCGAGCTTTTAATTGAGGTCCGGAAAATTCTGGACAAAGGGTCTGGTTAGTACTTTTGTTGCTTTTGGTTCCAGGGCAGGCTGGATACTCAGTTCTGTTCGACATTTACTCAGCCTGGTTGATTAGAGTGGCTGGATAATTTGGGTAATGACTGACTGTCAGAAATATGCTATATTGTTTTAAATCCCTCCTGTCTTTGGCGGGGAATTAATGGTTTTGCCGGCATTTTATGAAGACAGATAATCCGCCTGGAACTTGATAAAAAAAGAGAGGGGAGAATGGTGGGAATAAAGTTCAGCCCACGCCCTGCATTGGTCTGGAAAACCATGGTATTCATTGCCCTGTCCATGCTTGCTGGATGGGGATCAGTACATGCCCGGGAGTCAGCAGTGCTGGTGGGAGTTTATGACAATCCCCCCAAGGTGTTTATCTCGGAATCTGGTGAGCCGGCCGGGATTTTCATCGATATTCTGGAGCAGATAGCCCGAAATGAAAGGTGGAACCTTGAGTACGTCAGTGGTTCCTGGAGCCAGGGTCTGGAGCGGCTGGCCAGCGGGGAAATTGATCTCATGCCGGATGTGGCCCATAGTGCTGAACGGGAAAAAATATTTTCTTATCATAAGGTGCCGGTCTTATCAGACTGGTTCCAGGTATATGCGGCCCAGGACAGCAATATTAATTCCATCACTGATCTGGATGGCAAAAGGGTAACTGTACTGGAACGTTCGGTCCAGGAGGAGGCTTTTGAAAGGCTTATCCAGGGGTTCGGGTTTTCATCCACTTTAATTCCTTTGCCCAACTATAACGATGCCTTTGAGATGGTTGTGCGGGGCGAAGCTGATGCAGCCATCACCAACCGTTTTTTCGGCATGTTTTACGCCAGAAAGCTGGGACTGGAAGACACAGCTGTCATCTTCAATCCTACCAGGTTGTATTTTGCCGGTCCTGCTGATTCTTCAAAGGACATTCTGGACGCCATTGACAGGAATCTTTTGCATTTTAAACAGGACCAGGGCTCGGTCTATTATCAGGCTTTGAGCAGATGGACGGCTGAAGACGTCCATTTCAGTCTTCCTGGATGGGTTATCCATCTGGGTTTAATCGTTGGCCTTGCCCTTGTTATGAGTCTGGGAGGAAGTGCATTTCTCAAGTACAAGGTTGATGTCCGGACCAGGGAGTTGAGGCAGATAAATCAGGAAATTGAAGAGCGGATCAGGCAGAGGACAGGGGAACTGGCCGAAGCCATGGAAAAAGCTCAGGTGGCCGACAGGATCAAATCAGCCTTTCTGGCCACCATGTCTCATGAACTGCGCACTCCACTGAATTCCATTATTGGTTTTACTGGCATCCTGCTTCAGGGGCTGGCCGGGCCCTTGAACCAGGAACAGCACAAGCAGATGACCATGGTCCAGCACAGCGCCCGTCATCTGCTGTCTTTGATTAACGATGTCCTGGACATCTCCAAGATCGAGGCCGGACAAATGGAGCTTTCACCGGAGTCCTTTGATCTGAGCCTTTCAATTGATAAACTGGTAAAACTCATTTCTCCCCAGGCCGGGAAAAAGGGGATTCAGGTCCAGGCTGATATTTCTCCGGAAATTGGGACCATTACAGCTGATCAGCGCCGCCTGGAACAAATCATCCTCAACCTTCTCAATAATGCGGTGAAATTCACCGAACACGGTCAGATCAGAATTTCATGCCGGATTACCCGGGATGAATACGTGCTCTCGGTTTCCGACACAGGCATGGGCATTCCGTTTGAAGAACAGGACAAGCTTTTTAAACCCTTCCACCAGGTTGATACCGGAACCTCGCGCAAGCATGAAGGAACGGGCCTTGGATTGTCCATCTGCAAAAAGCTGCTGGACCTGATGAACGGGACCATAAGCGTAAAAAGCAGCCCTGGGCAGGGAAGCACCTTTACGGTAACTTTTCCAGTGAAATAAGGAGAATCAAAGTGAAAAAGACCCTGCTGGTCATAGAAGACAATGAACAGAATCTGTATCTGATGAAATTTCTGCTGGAAAGTAACGGCTATCAAGTGGTTGAGGCCCTGGACGGCAGGACAGGTATTGAAAAGGCCCTGAGCATACTGCCGGATGCCATACTGCTGGACATTCAGCTGCCTGAAATGGATGGATATGCTGTTGCCGCAGAACTGAAAAGCAATTCAATAACCCAGAAAATACCGATTATTGCGGTCACTTCCTATGCCATGGTCGGGGACCGGGAAAAGATCATGGCTGCAGGAGCCAATGGATATATTGAAAAACCAATTAATCCGGAAACATTCATTATAGAAATGGAAAGCTGCATGTCAGGGGAAACATGCCGACCGGAGAAATAAAATGAACATACTTATTGTGGATGATGTAGCCGAGAATCTCTATCTGCTGGAGATCATGCTCAAGGGCAAGGGGCATAGCGTGATGACAGCCACCAATGGGCAAGAGGCCCTGAATATCCTTGATTCCGAAGGTATTGATCTGATCATCAGCGACATCCTTATGCCGGTCATGGATGGATTTGAGCTGTGCAGGAGAGCCAAGAGTGACCCAAGGCACGGGCATATTCCATTCATCATTTATACAGCCACATATACCGGTCCCAAGGACAAGCAGTTCGCCCTGAAAATCGGAGCAGACAGATTCATAGTCAAACCCTGTGAGCCGGATGAATTTATGGCCCAGGTGGAAGATGTCATGAAATCCGCCCTGGAGGATGAATCGCCCTCTAAGACTTTGCCGGCTGAAGATGGGGAGATCCTCAAGCTATATAATGAGCGGCTGGTCAGGAAGCTTGAACAGAAGGCAGCCCAGCTTGAAGAAGAGATGAAAAAAAGGGTCCAAAGTGATAAGGAGCTCCGCAGCCAGGAAGCTTTGCTGCGGATAGCCGGTGAACAGGCCAGGCTGGGCGGATGGAGTGTGGACCTGTCGGAAAACCGGGTGGTCTGGTCGGACCAGGTGGCAGCCATTCATGAAATGCCCCCTGGATATTCACCGTCTGTGGAAGAGGGCATTTCATTTTATGCTCCGGAATACAGAGAACGGATCAGAGAGGTTTTTCAGGCCTGTGTCACTCATGGCCGGCCATATGATGAAGAGATGCAGATAATTACGGGTCAGGGACGCAAAGTATGGATCCGGACCATTGGGATTGCTGAGAGGGATGATTCGGGCAGAATAGTCAGAATTCAGGGCGGATTCCAGGATATCACGTTTTTTAAAAAGGCTGAGGAGGCCCTGAGGAAGAGTGAGCAAAAGTTCCGGGTCCTGGCTGAGAATGCTCCCATGGGTATTGCGGTCCATGAACTGCTGATGGATGATCAGGGTCAGCCCCTGGACTATGTCTACCTGGATGTTAACCCGGCTTTTGAGGTCCACACCGGGCTGTCCAGGTCAGAAGTGCTTGGTCAGAAGGCCTCTCTGGTCATACCGGGATTCAGCCGGGCTCCCTTTCTTGATGTGTACGCCAAGGTAGTGCTGACTGGAGAGTCGATTGAATTTGAGGAAACTGTTGAGTCGCTGGACAGACATTACCTGATTAGTGCCTATAAAATAGCAGACAGCCAGTTTGTCACGGTTTTTCTGGACGTAACTCCGCAAAAAAAGGCTGAGGAAGAGCGGCAAAGGCTCCAGGACCAGCTGATCCAGGCCCAGAAGATGGAGTCTGTGGGCATGCTGGCTGGAGGCATAGCCCACGATTTCAACAACCTCCTGCATGCCATGAGTACCAGCGTTGAGCTGCTAGGCCTGGACAAGGATGATGATCATCCGGACCGGATTCGGCTAAGAACAGTGGAAAAGGCCATTGACCGGGCTGGTCAGCTTATCCAGAAGCTTCTTCTTTTCAGCCGCAAGGCCCAGATTCAGAAAAAGATCCTGGATTTGAACCGGGAAATAATGGATTGCCTGATGGTCCTCAAGCGGACCATCCCTAGAATGATCAATATTGAGCTGGATCTGGACAATGAGGCCTGGCCTGTTGAGGCAGATCCAGTCCAGATTGAGCAGGTCCTGCTCAACCTGGGTTCCAACGCAGCCGATGCCATGCCTGAGGGAGGAACACTGTGCATTGAAACCAGGAACCTGGTTCTGGAAGATGACAAGTACCTGGACCTGGAGCCGGGATATTATCTGCTGCTGACTGTATCTGATACAGGGCTGGGAATAGACAGACAGGCTCTCGGGCATATCTTTGAACCTTTTTATACTACCAAAGAAACAGGAAAGGGAACCGGTCTGGGTCTGGCTTCAGTCTATGGTATTGTCAAGGCCCACGGGGGAAGGATTACCTGTTACAGTGAGTCCGGAGATGGCTCGACCTTCAGAATATACTGGCCGGCTGTCCCTGGTGCAGAAGTGGAAAACAGTGAGATTGAATCCAGGTCTGGCCTTGAGGGAGGAAAGGAAACAATACTTGTTGTGGACGATGACCAGGACATCAGGGATCTGACTGCCGATGTTCTGGAAACATACGGATACACAACGTATAAAGCGGCCAGCGGTGAAGAATCCTTGGGTATTTATAGCCAGGAAAAGAGTTCTGTTGACCTGGTTCTTCTGGACTTGAACATGCCCGGGATGGGAGGTCTGAAATGTCTTGAAAAACTTATTGAGATCAATCCCAGGGTCAAGGTGCTCATAGCCAGTGGGTACTCAGCTGGGATTCAGGCCCGCAAATCCACGACTCTGGGAGCGGTGGGATTTATTGGAAAACCTTTTCAGATCAAAGATCTGCTTTTCAAGGTCAGGCAAGCCCTGAGCAGCGAAATTGATACCTGAGTATGCTCTGGACTGATCTGTCCAGGTTCTGAACTGAAATGGGCCATCAGTAGAAATATAATGGCAAAAACTTAAACCCGGACGTATCAGGGCAAAGGCCTTTGTCCGGACAAATAACCTCCTGAACAGCCGGTTGCAAATCATGGGAAAATATTCATCAACCGACCTTTCATAAGGAATAATTACCCTTCCTCCCTCCTGGACATCCTTGAACACCTGCCCGCTCTCACCTGGTTCACCAGTAAAATGAACAGAATTTTTAGCTGAAATTAACTTCTCATAATAAGTTGAATTTGTTGTTCTAAAAATTCAGGGACAATTTTTCTTGCCCTGGAAATTGTTTTGGAATTACTAATGGTTGAGATGTATAGCAGTCTGGTCATTTTTGGTGTTCATATGTTTTACCCTTAAGTCAGGAATCACTGAGGTTGTGGCAACCTTTTCCTGGATAGTGGCAGGTACTGGAGTGATGTCGGAGACATGGAATTCAAAAATCAGCATTATTGCGGGCAGTCTTTTCTGGATCCTGATCCTGCTTGCCCCCTGTATTGGAAAGGCCTCATTCCTTGACACCCTGTCTTCAGAGGAGAGGGAATGGCTTGATGAAATGGACGGCAAGATTCGAGTGGCTCCGGATCCGTATTTTCCGCCTCTGGAGTATTTTGACGATGAAGGCAGGTTTCTGGGCATTGCTGCTGATTATGTCCGGATTATGGAGCAGAAGCTGGAGATCAGCTTTGAAATCGTCCGGCTGAGCAACTTTGAAGAGGTTCTGGATCAGGCAGCCAGAAGAGGGGTCGATATGGTCAACACGGTCATAGAGACTCCTGAGCGCAGTCGATATCTTTCCTTTACCCGGCCGTATATTGAGATCCCCAATGTCATAGTTGTCAGCGACAATATCAGCACCAACCTGACTGTTGATGACCTGAAAGAGATGAGAGATGTGGTATACCAGGGTGGATACGCTGTGGGACCGTATCTCATGGAAAAGCATGGTCTTTATCATCTCCGGCCCATAACTGATCCAGCCCAGGCCCTGGTGGATCTTTCCACCGGTCAGATTCAGGCCATGGTGGGAAACCTGGGAGTGATATCCTATTATGTCCGCAGTCTGAACATTCCCAATCTCAGGGTGGCTGGAGACTGCAGATATAATGATGTCCTGGCCTTTGCAGCCCGGAGTGACTGGCCTGTTTTAAGGGGTATCCTGGACAAGGTCCTGGCTGACATTAGTGATGCCGAGCGAAAGGCCATTGAAAAAGAGTGGATCGGCCTTGAACTGCCCATGTTTTATCACGACCTGCGCTTCTGGCTGGGTGTGTCGGGTGTAGTCCTTATTCTTTTGTTGATCATTGCCCTTCTTTATGCCTGGAACAGGACCCTTAAACATCAGGTGGCCCTGAGGGTGGCTGCCCATCAGCAGGCTCAGGAAGAGCTCGCCCACGAAGTTTTGCGAAGACGCATCCTGGT
This genomic window from Desulfonatronovibrio hydrogenovorans DSM 9292 contains:
- a CDS encoding YdbL family protein, translating into MTKHISFILTCWVFMVVFIISSPAYAQSKDEVTASMRDRYPALQEAKNNGLVGEAWTGLAALVDQDAPASVQNLVNAENNDRRRLFQIIAQETGTSVEEVARQNRIRMYRLAEDNHFLQDQNRQWVRKRDLNL
- a CDS encoding response regulator translates to MPSLSWFCFVALVLIQSAYLLSCPSISIASPDLTLEEQSWLADNPDKLVIWYDRKFPPIEFQSEQGDFEGVAADIMRLIEQRLDISFKTVPAPEWTVLLQSLESGAAPIAPVIAKTPEREEYAFFSAPYVSIPVVVITTRDRPGARSLEDFTGLKVAAIKGYVTEAFLRDNYGDLLDVVTVDNIQEGLRDVSFGVVDAMIENLAVAAYYIEEQKLPNLRVAGDTGFTYHLRFAVSREYPLLFSAMEKAMADIPDEEIRSIQNRWLPVTQDWGLGPEQVQRLKMAALFVTALILSLGLLSLLLRRKLKQRMADLERTRQEVIESEERYRAIFNNAPMGIFRTTYNGRFIEANPTLARMLGYSSREELLERVQDLGTDLYPALEDRWAFLEALRSSPEGISMETQFKRKDGEIFYAIVNASLQTDQDGSPSFLDGTIEDITQRKKVEKERERLQAKLWQAQKMESVGVLAGGVAHDFNNILQMMRGSVHLLGVSKPDDHPDRPRLKVIEKSIERAAQLVSQLLLFSRKAEIRRRPLDLNAEIAEAVKMLERTIPKMIRIELALDSSIWPVNADPVQVEQVILNLASNAADAMADGGVLGFETENIDLVEGMSPDLEPGKYVLLRVSDTGPGMEKRIQEDIYDPFFSTKEVGKGTGLGLASVYGVVKAHHGHIVCFSQPDLGTTFKIYWPALPEAQVDESETIRDTSPEGGNETILIVDDEADVRDLTRDILAAHGYTVLSASTGEEALEIFAQKPGQINLVILDLNMPGMGGHKCLAELLGQDPLVRILVVSGYSAMGLGEKTIKAGAAGFMGKPFQLPELLIEVRKILDKGSG
- a CDS encoding ATP-binding protein → MVGIKFSPRPALVWKTMVFIALSMLAGWGSVHARESAVLVGVYDNPPKVFISESGEPAGIFIDILEQIARNERWNLEYVSGSWSQGLERLASGEIDLMPDVAHSAEREKIFSYHKVPVLSDWFQVYAAQDSNINSITDLDGKRVTVLERSVQEEAFERLIQGFGFSSTLIPLPNYNDAFEMVVRGEADAAITNRFFGMFYARKLGLEDTAVIFNPTRLYFAGPADSSKDILDAIDRNLLHFKQDQGSVYYQALSRWTAEDVHFSLPGWVIHLGLIVGLALVMSLGGSAFLKYKVDVRTRELRQINQEIEERIRQRTGELAEAMEKAQVADRIKSAFLATMSHELRTPLNSIIGFTGILLQGLAGPLNQEQHKQMTMVQHSARHLLSLINDVLDISKIEAGQMELSPESFDLSLSIDKLVKLISPQAGKKGIQVQADISPEIGTITADQRRLEQIILNLLNNAVKFTEHGQIRISCRITRDEYVLSVSDTGMGIPFEEQDKLFKPFHQVDTGTSRKHEGTGLGLSICKKLLDLMNGTISVKSSPGQGSTFTVTFPVK
- a CDS encoding response regulator; translation: MKKTLLVIEDNEQNLYLMKFLLESNGYQVVEALDGRTGIEKALSILPDAILLDIQLPEMDGYAVAAELKSNSITQKIPIIAVTSYAMVGDREKIMAAGANGYIEKPINPETFIIEMESCMSGETCRPEK
- a CDS encoding hybrid sensor histidine kinase/response regulator gives rise to the protein MNILIVDDVAENLYLLEIMLKGKGHSVMTATNGQEALNILDSEGIDLIISDILMPVMDGFELCRRAKSDPRHGHIPFIIYTATYTGPKDKQFALKIGADRFIVKPCEPDEFMAQVEDVMKSALEDESPSKTLPAEDGEILKLYNERLVRKLEQKAAQLEEEMKKRVQSDKELRSQEALLRIAGEQARLGGWSVDLSENRVVWSDQVAAIHEMPPGYSPSVEEGISFYAPEYRERIREVFQACVTHGRPYDEEMQIITGQGRKVWIRTIGIAERDDSGRIVRIQGGFQDITFFKKAEEALRKSEQKFRVLAENAPMGIAVHELLMDDQGQPLDYVYLDVNPAFEVHTGLSRSEVLGQKASLVIPGFSRAPFLDVYAKVVLTGESIEFEETVESLDRHYLISAYKIADSQFVTVFLDVTPQKKAEEERQRLQDQLIQAQKMESVGMLAGGIAHDFNNLLHAMSTSVELLGLDKDDDHPDRIRLRTVEKAIDRAGQLIQKLLLFSRKAQIQKKILDLNREIMDCLMVLKRTIPRMINIELDLDNEAWPVEADPVQIEQVLLNLGSNAADAMPEGGTLCIETRNLVLEDDKYLDLEPGYYLLLTVSDTGLGIDRQALGHIFEPFYTTKETGKGTGLGLASVYGIVKAHGGRITCYSESGDGSTFRIYWPAVPGAEVENSEIESRSGLEGGKETILVVDDDQDIRDLTADVLETYGYTTYKAASGEESLGIYSQEKSSVDLVLLDLNMPGMGGLKCLEKLIEINPRVKVLIASGYSAGIQARKSTTLGAVGFIGKPFQIKDLLFKVRQALSSEIDT